In one Brienomyrus brachyistius isolate T26 chromosome 7, BBRACH_0.4, whole genome shotgun sequence genomic region, the following are encoded:
- the LOC125745810 gene encoding uncharacterized protein LOC125745810: MTRNKRIAKAVSWSNDRYWATWDKWMEVIDWEDEEELCSPAESPSDQADRSIVSHTRKPIAKAVSWTDDVYWAAWDKWDEIICWGEEGECSPATPPINQPGRDKGLDMHGLEVFLLNERTVSIKPADDHQDRLKIGAVVVDLCQFELDGVNDKFEIVEIQIGEVKLEETAERGFNSEFELEIMDVEIEVVDSEFQLNALNWEIAGTKVDKLLVEHLNINNLEAGSVKVSTSNGNVVYVNGM, from the exons atgacgag aaacaaacgaattgcaaaagctgtcagctggagcaacgatcgatactgggcaacttgggacaagtggatggaagtgattgactgggaagatgaggaagagctgtgctccccagcagaatcaccctctgaccaggctgaccgttccatcgtgtcacacacccgaaagccaattgccaaggcagttagctggacggatgatgtgtattgggcagcctgggacaagtgggatgagatcatctgctggggtgaagaaggagagtgctccccagcaactccacccatcaaccagcctgggagggataaggggttagacatgcatgggttagaggtttttctgttaaatgaaaggacagtctccataaagcctgcagatgaccaccaagacaggctgaaaataggagccgtagtggtcgacctctgccagtttgagctagatggtgtaaatgataaatttgaaattgtcgaaatacaaattggagaggtcaaattggaggagactgcagagaggggttttaattcagaatttgaattggaaattatggatgtggagatagaggttgtagacagtgaattccagctgaatgctcttaattgggaaattgctggaactaaagtggacaaattattagtggaacacctgaacataaataatctagaagcaggcagtgtgaaggtgtccacatcaaatgggaatgtggtatatgtcaatggtatgtga
- the LOC125745799 gene encoding germinal-center associated nuclear protein-like isoform X2 yields the protein MRRETEHQMKVHLFYQQLLSESVWGPLDLLSLVAASVSNPSDTIFWKAALLLPSDHERDASVANQILTEWLESKFGNSEKQEHREMVPNGHMQTLSISSGLRSVGERMHTVHVCVKVARGPLSEEGQLALEKRKGLMGMGALLMLLPSAVSPGADEEDGDIFLLSALLQLRQIQQANAWPQALPLVVVVPGQAGHRASDERLEEDLMLQTLIEEGLISEYMFVHIPETTNEPQGSEQIRHAVRWLSARSTAPARLVSQTLVQVVEAGLCREFAGRLHRDRRDRDMAGLPSQGPAPVIGLYNTVLAFLAGLVSSPSLAGLSWPVAEFSVPGGGDCLPHLLWNSAEHLEWLQGAVLSLRLPDWPLPAVGAPWSQLVASIFQYVSQIPWSRHSQPLLMSQLENLLERLRQDCVGRGGGPDKEPTFWEVPWDEIVMLCVEHQLRDWNPPGCPVSEDVISDDGEISVYFLSDGLQGFIPPSCWVDAVKQTHRDKQQGKAGCHQSMWPHPRLARPRLQQKLFHSMVEDPESGSGVAPVLDAASSPQDLLARIEEEKEQSRRFEDQLRTWLDVESLGPSSSSSPLFLPSSLLSVPEIVVPSPKMAAPPALALQKERSVRSDQARGAASSMGRRLQELEQLISASREEELACELKLSCLLDIVDD from the exons atgcgaagggaaaccgagcatcagatgaaggtccacttgttctaccagcagctcctgag cgaatctgtgtgggggccactggacctgctcagtctggtggcagcaagcgtctcgaacccatctgacacaatcttctggaaggcagccctcttgttgccaagtgatcatgaaagagatgccagtgttgctaacca gattttgacagaatggctggagtccaaattcggtaactcggagaagcaagaacacagggagatggtccccaacggacacatgcaaaccttgagcatcagcagcggcctgcggagcgtgggggagcgcatgcacacagtgcacgtgtgtgtgaag gtggcccgcgggcccctcagcgaggaaggccagttggcattggagaagcggaaggggctgatgggcatgggcgccctgctgatgctgctgccctcggcagtcagtcccggggctgatgaggaagacggggacatcttcctgttatccgccctgctgcaactccggcagatccagcaggctaatgcctggccacaggcccttcctctggtggtggtggtcccagggcaggctgggcacagggccagcgatgaacggctagaggaag acctgatgcttcagacactcattgaggaaggtttgatttcagagtacatgttcgtccatatccccgagaccacgaacgaaccccaaggatccgagcag atccgccatgccgtcaggtggctctctgcccgctccacggcaccagcccggctcgtctcgcagacgttggtgcaggttgtggaggccgggctctgccgcgagtttgctggtaggcttcaccgtgatcggagggaccgtgacatggcgggactgccctcccagggccctgcacccgtcatcggcctctacaacactgtcctggctttcttggctggccttgtgtcgtccccgagtctggctggcctctcctggcccgtggcagagttctcggtgccagggggtggtgactgcctaccacatctgctctggaactcggctgagcacctggagtggctccagggggcagtcctgagcctgcggctgcccgactggccgctgccagccgtggggg ctccttggagccagctggttgcctccatcttccagtacgtatctcaaatcccatggtcccgccacagccagccactccttatgtcccagttggagaaccttttggagaggctgcgtcaggactgtgtgggccgaggtggggggccggacaaggagcccactttctgggaggtgccctgggacgaaattgtcatgctctgtgtagagcaccaactccgggactggaaccctcctgggtgccccgtgagtgaag atgtcatcagtgacgacggagaaatctcggtgtatttcctgagcgatgggctgcagggcttcataccgccgtcctgctgggtggatgccgtaaagcagacgcacagggacaagcagcaggggaaggcagg gtgtcaccagagcatgtggcctcatcctcgactggccaggccacgtcttcaacagaagctgtttcacagcatggttgaggaccctgagtccggatccggtgttgcccctgttttggatgctgcctccagcccccaggacctcctggctcgcattgaggaggagaaagaacagagccgcag gttcgaggaccagctgcgtacctggcttgacgtcgagtccctgggcccttcctcttcctcctcaccacttttcttgccttcttcgttactgtctgtaccggagatcgtagtgccctccccaaagatggctgccccacctgcacttgccctg cagaaggagcgcagtgtccgcagtgaccaggccaggggagctgccagttctATGGGGAGGCGtctacaggagctggagcagctgatctctgcaagccgggaggaggagctcgcatgtgagctgaagctaagctgccttctggacattgttgatgactga
- the LOC125745799 gene encoding germinal-center associated nuclear protein-like isoform X1 translates to MRRETEHQMKVHLFYQQLLSESVWGPLDLLSLVAASVSNPSDTIFWKAALLLPSDHERDASVANQILTEWLESKFGNSEKQEHREMVPNGHMQTLSISSGLRSVGERMHTVHVCVKVARGPLSEEGQLALEKRKGLMGMGALLMLLPSAVSPGADEEDGDIFLLSALLQLRQIQQANAWPQALPLVVVVPGQAGHRASDERLEEGVTLTVSMTTDLMLQTLIEEGLISEYMFVHIPETTNEPQGSEQIRHAVRWLSARSTAPARLVSQTLVQVVEAGLCREFAGRLHRDRRDRDMAGLPSQGPAPVIGLYNTVLAFLAGLVSSPSLAGLSWPVAEFSVPGGGDCLPHLLWNSAEHLEWLQGAVLSLRLPDWPLPAVGAPWSQLVASIFQYVSQIPWSRHSQPLLMSQLENLLERLRQDCVGRGGGPDKEPTFWEVPWDEIVMLCVEHQLRDWNPPGCPVSEDVISDDGEISVYFLSDGLQGFIPPSCWVDAVKQTHRDKQQGKAGCHQSMWPHPRLARPRLQQKLFHSMVEDPESGSGVAPVLDAASSPQDLLARIEEEKEQSRRFEDQLRTWLDVESLGPSSSSSPLFLPSSLLSVPEIVVPSPKMAAPPALALQKERSVRSDQARGAASSMGRRLQELEQLISASREEELACELKLSCLLDIVDD, encoded by the exons atgcgaagggaaaccgagcatcagatgaaggtccacttgttctaccagcagctcctgag cgaatctgtgtgggggccactggacctgctcagtctggtggcagcaagcgtctcgaacccatctgacacaatcttctggaaggcagccctcttgttgccaagtgatcatgaaagagatgccagtgttgctaacca gattttgacagaatggctggagtccaaattcggtaactcggagaagcaagaacacagggagatggtccccaacggacacatgcaaaccttgagcatcagcagcggcctgcggagcgtgggggagcgcatgcacacagtgcacgtgtgtgtgaag gtggcccgcgggcccctcagcgaggaaggccagttggcattggagaagcggaaggggctgatgggcatgggcgccctgctgatgctgctgccctcggcagtcagtcccggggctgatgaggaagacggggacatcttcctgttatccgccctgctgcaactccggcagatccagcaggctaatgcctggccacaggcccttcctctggtggtggtggtcccagggcaggctgggcacagggccagcgatgaacggctagaggaaggtgtgacactaaccgtgtctatgacaacag acctgatgcttcagacactcattgaggaaggtttgatttcagagtacatgttcgtccatatccccgagaccacgaacgaaccccaaggatccgagcag atccgccatgccgtcaggtggctctctgcccgctccacggcaccagcccggctcgtctcgcagacgttggtgcaggttgtggaggccgggctctgccgcgagtttgctggtaggcttcaccgtgatcggagggaccgtgacatggcgggactgccctcccagggccctgcacccgtcatcggcctctacaacactgtcctggctttcttggctggccttgtgtcgtccccgagtctggctggcctctcctggcccgtggcagagttctcggtgccagggggtggtgactgcctaccacatctgctctggaactcggctgagcacctggagtggctccagggggcagtcctgagcctgcggctgcccgactggccgctgccagccgtggggg ctccttggagccagctggttgcctccatcttccagtacgtatctcaaatcccatggtcccgccacagccagccactccttatgtcccagttggagaaccttttggagaggctgcgtcaggactgtgtgggccgaggtggggggccggacaaggagcccactttctgggaggtgccctgggacgaaattgtcatgctctgtgtagagcaccaactccgggactggaaccctcctgggtgccccgtgagtgaag atgtcatcagtgacgacggagaaatctcggtgtatttcctgagcgatgggctgcagggcttcataccgccgtcctgctgggtggatgccgtaaagcagacgcacagggacaagcagcaggggaaggcagg gtgtcaccagagcatgtggcctcatcctcgactggccaggccacgtcttcaacagaagctgtttcacagcatggttgaggaccctgagtccggatccggtgttgcccctgttttggatgctgcctccagcccccaggacctcctggctcgcattgaggaggagaaagaacagagccgcag gttcgaggaccagctgcgtacctggcttgacgtcgagtccctgggcccttcctcttcctcctcaccacttttcttgccttcttcgttactgtctgtaccggagatcgtagtgccctccccaaagatggctgccccacctgcacttgccctg cagaaggagcgcagtgtccgcagtgaccaggccaggggagctgccagttctATGGGGAGGCGtctacaggagctggagcagctgatctctgcaagccgggaggaggagctcgcatgtgagctgaagctaagctgccttctggacattgttgatgactga